The Nevskiales bacterium genome includes the window CACCGTCAAGGCGCTGATGGCGGCCAATAACCTCGATGACCCGCGCCGCCTGCGCGCGGGACAGATCCTGGTCATTCCCTCGAACTGAACGAACGGTCAGGCGCAGGCTGCAAGCCGACGCTGGCTCACTCATACTTGAGCCATGCTCGAGTGGACCGGACTGAGCTTCGGCGCCGCACCCGCGGCCAGCCTGCCCGCCAGCTATCACGGCGGCCTGGTGCTGCTGTCGGTGCTGGTGGCGATGGCGGCGTCCTATACCGCGCTGGACATGGCCAGCCGGGTCAGCCAGAGCCAGGGCCGCGCCGCGCGCCTGTGGCTGATCGGCGGCGCCTTCGCCATGGGCGCCGGCATCTGGTCCATGCATTTCGTCGGCATGCTGGCGTTCTCGCTGCCGATCCGCATGGCCTACGATTTCGGCATCACGCTGGCCTCCCTGCTGGTGGCCATCGCGATCTCCGGTTTCGCGCTGCGGGTGGTGAGCCGGCCGACGCTGCCGGCGCGTACCCTGCTGATCGGTGGCCTGTTCATGGGGCTGGGCATCTGCGCCATGCATTACACCGGCATGGCGGCCATGCGCATGGCACCGCCGATCCGCTACGACCCCTGGCTGTTCGCGGCCTCCGTGCTGATCGCGGTCGGCGCGTCCATCGTGGCCCTGTGGCTGGCCTTTACGCTGCGCGCGCGCATGACGACGCGCGCCCTGCTGGCCAAGGTGTTAGCGGCGGTGGTCATGGGCCTGGCCATCAGCGGCATGCATTACACCGGCATGGCGGCGGCGAATTTCGAGGCCGGCAGCGTGTGCCGTGCGCTCGGGCCGGCGGTACTGGCCGATGTCACGCTGGGTTTCGCCATCGGCGTCGTGGCCCTGGCGCTGCTGCTGGTGACGCTGATGGCCTCGCTGTTCGACGCACGCCTGACGGGGCACATGGCGCAGATGCTGCGACAGGTCGAGCAGGCCAATCAGGATCTGAAGACCAGTATCGAGCTGACCCGGTCGGTGATCGATACCGCCTTCGACGCCTATATCGCGATGGACTCCGAAGGCCGCGTGCTGGACTGGAACCGGCAGGCCGAACTCACCTTCGGCTATACCCGCGAGCAGGTGCTGGGCCGGCCACTCGCGGACCTGATCATTCCGC containing:
- a CDS encoding MHYT domain-containing protein yields the protein MLEWTGLSFGAAPAASLPASYHGGLVLLSVLVAMAASYTALDMASRVSQSQGRAARLWLIGGAFAMGAGIWSMHFVGMLAFSLPIRMAYDFGITLASLLVAIAISGFALRVVSRPTLPARTLLIGGLFMGLGICAMHYTGMAAMRMAPPIRYDPWLFAASVLIAVGASIVALWLAFTLRARMTTRALLAKVLAAVVMGLAISGMHYTGMAAANFEAGSVCRALGPAVLADVTLGFAIGVVALALLLVTLMASLFDARLTGHMAQMLRQVEQANQDLKTSIELTRSVIDTAFDAYIAMDSEGRVLDWNRQAELTFGYTREQVLGRPLADLIIPQQHRAAHWQGLKRYLETGEGPVLNQRIEINALHRDGHEFPVEMSVWVTQTGGTPRFNAFLHDISERKRMAEELQRSNRELEQFAYVASHDLQAPLRAVAGFVQLLQDKYRGRLDADADEYIGHIVTATHSMRQLIQALLELGRIGRKDLEFRRVALQQLLDEARQRLQAVIEERAAVIRCEPPLPEVVVDPVLTVQLLQNLLSNAIKFQPGQRPEVQIRAQRSEGEWIVAVRDHGIGIEPRHFERIFRIFQRLHTADEYEGSGVGLAICEKIVQLHGGRIWVESEAGKGSTFYFSIPDRQLAQAA